A single region of the Deltaproteobacteria bacterium genome encodes:
- a CDS encoding type II toxin-antitoxin system RelE/ParE family toxin — MKIRNVVHRGLRRLIEDDDAVGVQPAFAPKLRRIVSFLQDMEREEELRTVPGWRAHRLSGDRRGIWSLAVTANWRLTFWIDRDGMEIVDLNYEDYH; from the coding sequence ATGAAGATCAGGAACGTGGTCCACAGGGGGCTGCGTCGGCTCATCGAGGACGATGATGCCGTCGGGGTGCAGCCCGCATTTGCCCCGAAGCTCCGGCGCATCGTTTCTTTCCTCCAGGACATGGAACGGGAGGAAGAGTTGCGGACGGTGCCGGGTTGGAGGGCACACAGGCTGAGCGGGGATCGCAGGGGCATCTGGAGTCTGGCCGTTACCGCGAACTGGCGGCTCACGTTCTGGATCGACCGCGACGGGATGGAGATCGTCGACCTCAACTACGAGGATTATCACTGA
- a CDS encoding HigA family addiction module antitoxin, with translation MKPVHGVRMKSPVHPGEFVKCEIIEALDLTVTGAAKVLGVTRAALSAVLNERARLSPEMALRIEKAFGVSMDTLMRMQNSYDIAKTRRRAGEIEVAQFERKSRGNKPRVVVHTER, from the coding sequence ATGAAACCGGTACACGGCGTCCGAATGAAGAGTCCTGTCCATCCCGGCGAGTTCGTGAAATGCGAGATCATTGAGGCTCTCGATCTCACGGTGACTGGGGCGGCGAAAGTGCTTGGCGTCACGCGAGCGGCGCTGTCGGCCGTTCTGAACGAGCGAGCGCGCTTGTCGCCGGAGATGGCGTTGCGAATTGAAAAGGCATTCGGCGTTTCGATGGACACCCTCATGCGTATGCAGAACAGTTACGATATCGCCAAGACCCGCAGGCGGGCGGGCGAGATTGAGGTTGCACAATTCGAGAGAAAGTCGCGCGGCAACAAGCCTCGTGTGGTCGTCCATACCGAAAGGTGA